Within the Halorhabdus rudnickae genome, the region AGGGCCAGCGTGACGACAGTGCTCAAACTCGGCGGGAGCGTCGTCACCCAGAAGGACGTACCGGAGACCGTCGATGAGGACGCCCTGGCTGGCGTAGCGGCGGCGATCGCGGAGTCCGAACCGGATCGACTCGTCGTCGTCCACGGTGGCGGGAGTTTCGGCCACCACCACGCGGCGACACACGGAGTCAGTGCTGACGAGGGCACCCGTGATGCAGGTGCAGTCCGGGAGATCCACGCGGCGATGGGTGAACTGAACGCGGCCGTCGTGGAAGCACTGTCAGACCGGGGCGTCGCAGCCGTGCCCGTCCGCCCGCTCTCGCTCGCCCACCGGGACCTCGACGGGACGACGCACCTCCCGGCCGACGGCATCGAACGGATGCTTGGAGAGTCATTCGTCCCGGCCCTGCACGGCGATGTCGTCGTCCAGGCCGGGGAAGGAGGCACAATTCTCAGCGGCGACGAGATCGTCGCCTCGCTCGCCCGGTCGCTGTCGGCCGAACGGGTCGGCCTCTGCTCGGGTGTTCCGGGTGTTCTCGACGATGCCGGGCACGTGATCGAACGGATCGACGAGTACGGCACGGTCGCCGACGCACTCGGAGACAGCGACGCGACGGACGTCACGGGTGGCATGGCTGGGAAGGTGCGATCGTTGCTGGAACTCCCGATCCCGGCGTCGATCTTCAGCCCAGGCGATCTTCGAGCCTTTCTTGATGGCGAACAGCCGGGGACGCTGATCGACGGGAACGCCTGATCGGACGCAAACCCGAGACGCCGGACACAGGAAACGTCATGCGTTCGTGCGCGCGACGATCTCCGGACAGCGGGCGGTGTTCAGATAAGCACCATGCAAAGAGGCTGTTTTTCCCCGCTAACCAGCCGAATCCTGGTGGAATGAAAGGGCGAGTCAGTTTCGGGAATCCCGACGAAGTAAGCACTGCAGGCCGCAACGCGGCCGAAGCGCACAGCGAGTCGCGGGACCGAAACTGGCGAGGGCTTTCAGGGCGGTCTTACTCAGTTTGAATTCTTATCTAAACACTACCAGGCAGCGGCCCCGAAAATACTTCACCCTGGTTTCCGTTGGCGTCGGTATGTCAGCGATCGATACAAAAGAGTCTGTGCGGTACGCCGGGCGGCTGTTCGGATACTTCCTGATGGTCACGCTCGTCGGCGGTGGAATCACCGTCGGCGGTGCGGTACTGTTGTGGAACAACGACCTGTTCTCCGGTGGATCGGTCGACGTCGGGGCTGAGATAATCGTCGGCGGTACGCTTACCGGCGTCGGTGCGTTGGTGATCCTCGCTGGGTTTTTCACCATCGTCTGCAACGTGATCGCGGATGGGATCCGCTTTGGCGTCCCGGAGACGGGATCGGACGCCGAAGAGAGCCCGGAACGACCACGCGAACCGGCATGGGCCCCAGTCCAGTATCGACCGATTGCGGACGCGGCTCCACCGATGCAACAACGGGCACCGGCTCGGGATCCGAACCACCAGCAACCGGGCGAACGAGACCGGGAGGCACAACCAGAGGAAAACGAAGCCTGGAAACGAGAAGTCGAGGAGGATTTGGCGGATGGTGATCGTCCCGGACAAGAAGAGGCGGCGCCCCCGGCTGGAGAGGAAACGAGCCCAGAACCCGAACCGGCCAGCGATTCGACTGGCCGGGCGGAAACCGGCGTCGAACGCGAACCGAGTACACGGAACCGAGGAACGTCCGGGAGTGCGACAGGAGATGATACACCGCCGACCAGTGAGACTGCCCGTAGAGATACTGAGCCGTGGGTCAGCGGCGAGGACGTGAGTAGCGGAGATCCCACGGATAGAGCAGAGACCGACCAGGAAGGCGGTTCGGGGGCGTCGGCAAGTGACGACCCACTCGCACCTGGAGAGGCCGACGACCGGGACCGGACCGACTCGGCGTAGAACCGCGCTGACGGTCCTGGTCAGAAGAATCCGAACGGGGAGACACTGAGGGTTCCGCTGAGTCGGCCCGAACCCGCACGGTTTTTATCGCCGCGCCACATACCGGGTGATAACCGAGCGCTCGGCCGCCCGAACGGAACCGGCGGCCGACGGATGGACGTCAACGCGACCGTCGCGGCTACGTCGGGCATTCGTGCCCGCGTCGTCGTCCGGGTCGCGGGCCAGCGGCCGACCCCTGGCTCGCGCCCCAGTTGGTCCGGCGGAACCGGACGGCGGTCGACACCGCTTGCAGATACGATCGGCAGTATCGTGCTGTCGGACGTTGCGGCTTCCGTCGGGTGGCCCACTCGGAGGCACAACTATGGAAATCGAGATTGCCACCATTGGCGGCTACGAGGAAGTGGGACGACAGATGACTGCGGTGCGGGCGGGCGACGACGTCGTGATCTTCGACATGGGACTGAACCTCTCGAAGGTCCTCATCCACGACAACGTCGAGACCGAGCGGATGCACAGTCTGGACCTGATCGACATGGGCGCGATCCCCGACGATCGCGTCATGAGCGAAATCGAGGGTGACGTACAGGCCATCGTGCCCACGCACGGCCACCTCGATCACATCGGTGCGATCAGCAAACTCGCCCATCGGTACGACGCACCGATCATGGCGACGCCGTTCACCATCGAGCTCGTCAAACAGCAGATCCAGGGCGAGGAGAAGTTCAGCG harbors:
- a CDS encoding isopentenyl phosphate kinase, giving the protein MTTVLKLGGSVVTQKDVPETVDEDALAGVAAAIAESEPDRLVVVHGGGSFGHHHAATHGVSADEGTRDAGAVREIHAAMGELNAAVVEALSDRGVAAVPVRPLSLAHRDLDGTTHLPADGIERMLGESFVPALHGDVVVQAGEGGTILSGDEIVASLARSLSAERVGLCSGVPGVLDDAGHVIERIDEYGTVADALGDSDATDVTGGMAGKVRSLLELPIPASIFSPGDLRAFLDGEQPGTLIDGNA